The Spirosoma radiotolerans genome has a window encoding:
- a CDS encoding polysaccharide biosynthesis/export family protein, which yields MLYQQSAAGTDTTVALAPRYIPTIKPGDVLSVQVSSLSPEATTFFNPYAAITMAERAGSPQTVTPTTPLPYTPGYVVSEEGQIELPLMGQLTVAGLTNSQAAAQIKTKLLDFLKEPTVNVRNLNFQIAVSGEVARPSLFSIPNERISLPAALGLAGDITIYGRRDNVLIIREENGKRTFNHIDLTKRDVFKSPYYYLHPNDVVYVEPGKARVNNADQTFQLLPIIISALSFIAIIVTRL from the coding sequence GTGCTGTACCAACAAAGTGCGGCAGGTACGGACACAACCGTTGCGCTGGCGCCCCGCTACATTCCGACCATTAAACCGGGTGATGTGCTGTCTGTGCAGGTCAGCAGCCTGAGCCCCGAAGCCACCACGTTCTTTAATCCCTACGCGGCCATTACGATGGCCGAACGGGCAGGCTCACCCCAGACGGTAACGCCCACCACACCCCTGCCCTACACGCCCGGCTATGTCGTGAGCGAGGAAGGGCAGATCGAACTACCCCTGATGGGCCAGCTCACCGTAGCAGGACTCACCAACAGCCAGGCGGCCGCCCAGATCAAGACCAAACTGCTCGACTTCCTGAAAGAACCCACGGTCAACGTCAGGAATCTGAACTTTCAGATTGCCGTATCGGGAGAAGTGGCGCGGCCCTCGCTCTTCTCGATCCCCAATGAACGCATATCCTTACCCGCAGCCCTGGGACTGGCCGGTGACATTACCATCTACGGCCGCCGGGACAATGTCCTGATTATCCGTGAGGAAAACGGCAAGCGGACCTTTAACCACATCGACCTGACCAAACGGGATGTCTTCAAATCGCCTTACTATTACCTGCATCCCAACGATGTGGTGTATGTAGAACCCGGCAAGGCCCGCGTGAATAACGCCGACCAGACATTCCAGCTTTTACCCATCATTATCAGTGCTCTATCCTTTATCGCCATCATTGTTACGCGCCTTTAA
- a CDS encoding GumC family protein translates to MVTNNSYTPAQAYEVEPETNLRAMLMRYVRNWPWFVLSLVLALGAAYVYLLYQPPGYKVKASLLIKDEKKGMDGTSMLKELDLFTPSKVVENEIEILKSYTLMDRVVTNLGLDVHYYTPTRTVKKEIYGDSPIRLLVEKPVAQLPDEALEFTFLDARTVMLNGQPYPVNQSIRTPYGQLRILTRKPISSKMEPLVATIANHTETVEGYLGNLTVEPTTKQATVLMMTLDEAVPDKGVAILNQIINEYNKEAVIDKNKEAGNTLTFIENRLGLISGELSTVEKEVELYKSTQGITDLGAQAQTFLSTVKDNDTQLNEVNIRLSALGDVERYLQHQAGQSGLAPATLGLSDPILTGLLLKVSELEAKRDEVSRTMSPNNPLVQSLDSQLKTLKASINENVQTIRQQLTSNRGQLLANNQRLEGMIRTVPGKERALLNITRQQAIKNGLYTYLLQKREETALSAASTIPDSRLVDAARAGSKPVKPVKMTIFAIFGLLGLLAPVGFLTAKDALNNRVLHRTDVEDVTQVPILGEVVKSRQITIDNMVFKPRLQSVIGEQIRTLRTNLHFLRSDPNTPQVVLFTSSISGEGKSFMSLNLGASLALVNNRTVILEMDMRKPKLHKSLHMENHSGLSNYLIGEATIDELLQPVTGYDNYFIITAGPLPPNPAELLSSPRLGKLFEELKERFDYVLVDSPPIGLVTDSQLIAPYADATLFMVRHDHTPKNSIKMVDVLFKEQRFQRLSIILNGVGEGESYYYNYNYGEYYGGSEKKKWLGNGNA, encoded by the coding sequence ATGGTAACCAATAATTCCTACACCCCCGCTCAGGCTTACGAAGTAGAACCGGAGACCAACCTACGAGCCATGCTCATGCGCTACGTGCGCAACTGGCCTTGGTTCGTGCTGTCGCTGGTACTGGCGCTGGGAGCAGCCTACGTTTATCTGCTGTACCAGCCACCGGGGTATAAAGTGAAAGCCAGCCTGCTGATCAAAGACGAAAAGAAAGGCATGGACGGAACCAGCATGCTGAAAGAACTCGACCTGTTTACACCCAGTAAGGTCGTGGAAAATGAAATAGAAATCCTGAAGTCCTATACCCTCATGGATCGGGTCGTGACGAACCTTGGCCTCGATGTCCACTACTACACCCCCACCAGGACGGTAAAGAAAGAGATCTATGGCGACTCCCCTATCCGCCTGTTGGTGGAGAAACCGGTGGCCCAGTTACCCGACGAAGCCCTGGAGTTTACGTTTTTAGACGCCAGAACGGTGATGTTGAACGGGCAGCCCTACCCCGTGAACCAGAGCATCCGGACACCCTACGGCCAGCTCCGTATTTTGACCCGCAAGCCCATTAGCAGTAAGATGGAGCCCCTGGTAGCCACCATCGCCAACCATACCGAAACGGTGGAAGGGTATCTGGGAAACCTGACGGTTGAGCCGACAACCAAACAGGCCACCGTGCTCATGATGACCCTGGATGAAGCTGTCCCCGACAAAGGCGTGGCCATCCTGAACCAGATCATCAACGAATACAACAAGGAGGCCGTTATCGACAAGAACAAAGAAGCGGGCAATACGCTTACCTTCATCGAAAACCGGCTGGGCCTGATTTCCGGGGAGCTTTCGACCGTAGAGAAAGAAGTCGAACTCTATAAATCGACCCAGGGCATTACGGATCTGGGCGCACAGGCACAAACCTTTCTAAGCACCGTAAAAGATAACGATACCCAGTTGAACGAGGTCAACATTCGCCTGAGTGCCCTGGGCGATGTGGAACGGTATTTGCAACACCAGGCCGGACAGAGCGGCCTGGCTCCCGCGACCCTGGGCCTGAGTGATCCTATTCTGACCGGATTGCTGCTGAAAGTATCCGAGCTGGAAGCCAAACGCGATGAAGTGTCGCGCACCATGTCGCCCAACAACCCGCTGGTTCAATCGCTGGATAGCCAGCTGAAAACCCTGAAAGCGAGCATCAACGAAAACGTGCAAACCATTCGGCAGCAACTGACAAGCAACCGGGGCCAATTGCTGGCCAACAACCAGCGTCTGGAAGGCATGATCCGGACGGTGCCGGGTAAAGAACGCGCGCTGCTCAACATTACGCGCCAACAGGCCATCAAAAACGGTCTGTATACCTACCTGCTGCAAAAACGCGAAGAAACGGCCCTTTCGGCAGCCTCCACCATCCCGGACAGCCGCTTAGTGGATGCAGCACGGGCCGGCAGCAAACCCGTAAAACCGGTAAAGATGACCATCTTCGCCATCTTTGGCTTACTGGGTCTGTTAGCGCCGGTCGGATTTTTAACGGCGAAAGATGCCCTGAACAACCGAGTCTTGCACCGGACCGATGTGGAAGACGTAACCCAGGTGCCTATTCTGGGCGAGGTAGTCAAAAGCCGCCAGATCACCATCGACAACATGGTGTTCAAACCCCGGCTGCAATCCGTCATTGGCGAGCAGATCCGTACCCTGCGCACCAACCTACACTTTTTGCGGAGTGACCCAAACACGCCCCAGGTGGTGCTGTTCACCTCCAGCATCAGTGGCGAGGGCAAATCCTTTATGTCCCTTAACCTGGGTGCCAGCCTGGCCTTGGTGAATAACCGAACGGTTATTCTGGAAATGGACATGCGCAAACCTAAACTCCACAAGAGCCTGCATATGGAAAACCACTCGGGACTGAGCAATTACCTGATTGGCGAAGCGACCATCGACGAGCTGCTGCAACCCGTTACCGGCTATGATAACTACTTCATTATTACGGCTGGACCGCTGCCGCCAAACCCGGCGGAGCTGTTGAGCTCGCCCCGCCTGGGTAAGTTATTCGAGGAATTGAAAGAACGCTTTGATTACGTGCTAGTGGACTCCCCACCCATTGGGCTGGTGACGGATTCCCAACTGATTGCCCCTTATGCCGATGCGACCCTGTTTATGGTGCGCCATGACCACACACCTAAGAACTCGATCAAGATGGTGGATGTGCTATTTAAGGAGCAGCGTTTCCAGCGGCTCAGCATCATTCTGAACGGCGTGGGCGAAGGTGAATCCTATTACTACAATTATAACTACGGGGAATATTATGGCGGCAGCGAAAAGAAAAAATGGCTGGGTAACGGAAATGCCTGA
- a CDS encoding sugar transferase, giving the protein MLSLDTHYKPLYVYTEPNTRRRVDYHTIGKRGFDICFSLLVALFVLTWLIPLLGILIKLDSPGPILYIQKRTGYKGTWFDCLKFRTMTHNPKAQFKQAKKQDNRVTRIGRFLRKSNLDEMPQFINVLLGQMSVIGPRPHAVQHDAQFWRVLPKYGSRYRTKPGITGLAQVRGCRGETDELIKMIHRVRFDRFYNRKKSFWLDIKICWWTVTAMMKGDINAH; this is encoded by the coding sequence ATGCTTAGTCTTGACACACACTACAAGCCCCTGTACGTGTACACTGAGCCTAACACCCGGCGCAGAGTAGACTACCACACTATTGGGAAACGAGGCTTCGATATTTGTTTTTCTCTACTTGTTGCCTTATTCGTTCTCACCTGGTTAATTCCGCTACTAGGTATATTGATCAAACTGGATTCACCAGGCCCTATTCTATACATCCAGAAGCGTACGGGTTATAAGGGGACCTGGTTCGATTGCCTGAAATTCAGAACCATGACGCACAACCCAAAGGCCCAGTTTAAGCAAGCCAAAAAACAAGACAATCGTGTAACGCGCATTGGGCGATTCCTCCGCAAATCAAATCTGGATGAAATGCCCCAATTCATCAACGTCTTACTAGGGCAGATGAGTGTCATAGGACCAAGACCCCACGCGGTGCAGCATGATGCCCAATTCTGGCGCGTATTACCCAAATATGGCAGTCGTTACCGGACAAAACCAGGCATTACCGGACTAGCCCAGGTCCGCGGTTGCCGTGGTGAGACCGATGAACTCATTAAAATGATCCATCGCGTTCGGTTTGATCGATTCTATAATCGTAAGAAATCATTCTGGCTCGACATCAAAATATGCTGGTGGACAGTGACAGCTATGATGAAAGGTGATATTAATGCCCACTAA
- a CDS encoding flippase produces MSKKLLFKNVASLSLIQIANYIFPLITIPITSRLFGPEKFGVINYAAAFMVYFNLLINYGFDLTATRKISKDANNIILRNYIFSEVMNVKILLFVVSLIIFSVSLYNVQPLNLEKKVAIFTFIGCIGVVFNQNWLFQSMQELHKVTLVNFGGRFLFTIAIVAAIKQQEDYIWQPLISSLITICISVITFFWSLKRYKVKYIQISFKNIINVLWSEKIVFFSIIIVSLYTTTNIVILGFYQNETQVGYYSAGQRLMDVIRSVISLPLSMALFPYIGKAFGENKKSGIIIVQKALPLVMLCTGLMGVIMVSIGPNILKVFFGNKYEPAVQAFQVLSFIPMVVSLSNLFGVQIMLHLKMDKLFLYTTSIGATISIILNVILVQKYGFIGTAIAWLITEILITLTMYVLLRINGINPVDTKFFRLYFIKQQLNPLINTLVKANRM; encoded by the coding sequence GTGAGCAAAAAACTATTGTTTAAGAATGTAGCTTCGCTTAGCTTAATTCAAATAGCAAATTATATCTTCCCATTAATAACTATACCGATAACATCTAGACTATTTGGTCCAGAAAAGTTCGGTGTAATAAACTATGCCGCTGCTTTTATGGTTTATTTTAATTTACTAATAAATTATGGATTTGATTTAACAGCAACACGCAAGATTTCAAAAGATGCAAATAATATTATACTGAGAAATTATATATTTAGTGAAGTAATGAATGTGAAAATCTTATTGTTTGTTGTGTCACTTATAATATTTTCTGTAAGCCTATATAATGTACAACCATTAAACTTAGAAAAAAAAGTAGCTATTTTTACATTCATTGGATGCATTGGAGTAGTATTTAACCAAAATTGGTTATTCCAATCAATGCAAGAATTACATAAAGTTACGTTGGTAAATTTCGGGGGCAGATTTTTATTTACAATTGCAATAGTTGCCGCAATAAAACAGCAAGAAGACTATATATGGCAACCACTAATAAGTAGTCTAATCACAATTTGTATTTCAGTAATAACTTTTTTTTGGTCGTTAAAAAGATATAAAGTTAAATACATACAAATTTCATTCAAAAATATAATAAATGTATTATGGAGTGAAAAAATTGTTTTTTTTTCGATAATAATTGTTAGTCTTTATACAACTACGAATATTGTCATTTTAGGCTTTTATCAAAATGAAACGCAAGTAGGGTATTATTCAGCTGGCCAAAGATTGATGGATGTCATACGTTCAGTAATAAGCCTACCTCTATCAATGGCACTTTTCCCTTATATCGGAAAAGCTTTTGGAGAAAATAAAAAAAGTGGAATAATTATAGTTCAAAAAGCATTGCCACTTGTAATGTTATGCACCGGATTAATGGGGGTTATAATGGTAAGTATAGGACCAAATATATTAAAAGTCTTTTTCGGTAACAAATACGAACCAGCCGTCCAAGCCTTTCAAGTACTTTCATTTATTCCTATGGTAGTATCCTTAAGTAATCTATTTGGAGTACAAATAATGTTACATTTGAAAATGGATAAATTATTTTTATATACAACAAGCATAGGCGCAACGATAAGTATTATACTAAATGTAATATTAGTCCAAAAATATGGTTTTATTGGAACAGCAATTGCTTGGCTAATTACAGAAATATTAATAACTCTTACAATGTATGTATTATTAAGAATAAATGGAATTAACCCTGTTGATACAAAATTCTTTAGACTTTACTTTATAAAGCAGCAATTAAACCCACTCATAAACACATTAGTTAAAGCAAATAGAATGTAA
- a CDS encoding glycosyltransferase, with amino-acid sequence MEDSIVAVVVTYNRLTLLKKCILALRKQTKKINDIVVIINGSDDGTKEWLENQKGLIIFYQTNTGGSGGFNRGIKEAYKKGFDWIWIMDDDAFPDEHCLEKMFSCHNLIYNKNFILTPVVVENNEIDFLHRGYISINKFQIPLQTPINDKKLLKESIHEITFASYIGMCIGREIVKVVGYPNEDFFIFHDDVEYSIRIQNNGFKIYLIKEAVIFHKVEPISIQPDVYINELIGMRKNTEGKLTNKRVNTSRNDTITMKDVFLCMAKRNIINIALVHYKINIRISLYILKDIIRTILVIAKRSDRKKLIQLYISSFKQAFTGKFSNNKLIEIYKKV; translated from the coding sequence ATGGAAGATTCAATTGTAGCTGTTGTTGTGACATATAACCGACTCACTTTGTTGAAGAAATGTATACTGGCATTGCGTAAACAAACAAAAAAAATTAATGACATTGTAGTAATTATTAATGGCAGTGATGATGGAACTAAAGAATGGCTTGAAAATCAAAAAGGCTTAATAATTTTTTACCAAACGAATACTGGTGGATCGGGGGGTTTTAACAGGGGCATAAAGGAGGCATATAAAAAAGGTTTTGATTGGATATGGATTATGGATGATGATGCTTTTCCAGATGAACACTGTCTAGAAAAAATGTTTAGTTGCCACAATCTAATATATAATAAAAATTTTATCCTTACTCCTGTTGTAGTAGAAAATAATGAAATTGATTTTTTACACAGAGGGTATATATCTATAAACAAATTCCAAATTCCTTTACAGACTCCAATTAATGACAAAAAACTACTTAAAGAAAGCATTCATGAAATTACATTTGCTTCATACATTGGCATGTGTATAGGAAGAGAAATAGTAAAAGTTGTTGGATATCCAAATGAAGATTTTTTCATTTTTCACGATGACGTAGAATATTCTATTAGAATACAAAACAACGGCTTCAAAATATATTTAATCAAAGAGGCAGTTATTTTTCACAAAGTAGAACCAATATCTATACAACCAGATGTATACATTAACGAATTGATAGGAATGAGGAAAAATACAGAAGGAAAATTGACTAATAAAAGAGTTAACACTAGCAGGAACGATACAATAACAATGAAAGATGTATTTCTGTGCATGGCTAAAAGAAATATAATTAATATTGCTTTGGTTCACTATAAAATAAATATCAGAATTTCATTGTATATCCTTAAAGATATAATTCGAACAATTTTGGTAATTGCGAAACGAAGCGACAGGAAAAAGTTAATACAATTATATATATCATCGTTTAAACAAGCTTTTACTGGAAAATTTAGTAATAACAAATTAATAGAAATTTACAAAAAGGTTTAA
- a CDS encoding acyltransferase — protein MKVKFSVVKKTIVVFLFDFIEYIGLIIGYVPNHSLRLFYYKAFLKIKIGKNSSIHRCCQIRRGKITIGDNVIIGENALLDGRMGLIIKDNVNISSNVSIYTLQHDYNSPTFEGSGGKVIIEMNSWISCNSVILPSVIVNEGAVIGAMSLINKDVPAYTLVGGIPFKVIKDRNKRIEYKLNYHKSFF, from the coding sequence ATGAAAGTAAAGTTTAGTGTTGTAAAAAAAACAATTGTAGTTTTTTTATTTGACTTCATAGAATACATTGGGCTAATTATAGGCTATGTACCAAACCATAGCCTAAGGTTATTTTATTATAAAGCCTTTCTAAAAATAAAAATCGGAAAGAATAGTAGTATACACAGATGTTGCCAAATTAGGAGGGGCAAAATAACTATTGGAGATAACGTTATAATAGGTGAAAATGCATTGCTCGACGGTAGAATGGGTTTAATAATTAAAGACAATGTAAATATTTCATCAAACGTATCAATATATACTTTACAACATGACTATAATAGTCCAACCTTTGAGGGTAGTGGGGGAAAAGTTATTATAGAGATGAATTCATGGATAAGCTGTAATTCTGTAATTCTACCCTCTGTAATTGTAAACGAAGGAGCAGTGATTGGAGCAATGTCATTAATAAACAAAGATGTTCCTGCGTATACATTAGTCGGTGGAATACCATTTAAAGTAATTAAAGATCGTAACAAACGAATAGAGTATAAACTTAATTATCATAAATCATTTTTTTAA
- a CDS encoding glycosyltransferase, translating to MLKELAIIIPAYKESFLRETLYSISNQTVKLFTVYIGNDASPYNLDKIVNEFSGIIDIKYKVFEVNFGLNDLVAHWNRCIDMSENEPWIWFFSDDDIMESNCVELFYKNKNDFSFDNLFHFNVQIIDENSKKIYNCTKYPRHISTSDFFKMRMNREIESFVVEYIFRRQVFIKLGKFDYFDLAWSADDAAWIKLSNVSGIRSIEGARVKWRLSKINISSFQDNNDIIIRKLTANIKYLNWVELYFTRNSIKDYTTKIKKFKWVFRIVLKSKLIEFSKKKEIAYYILESLNYKGIRLNVLCHILTQIVYDYFHKQTKKILDQLF from the coding sequence ATGCTTAAAGAATTAGCTATCATTATTCCTGCATATAAAGAATCATTTTTAAGAGAAACATTATATTCAATTTCAAACCAGACAGTAAAGCTTTTTACTGTTTATATTGGTAACGATGCTAGTCCATACAATTTGGATAAAATTGTTAACGAATTTAGTGGTATCATTGATATTAAGTATAAAGTATTTGAAGTAAATTTTGGTTTAAACGATTTAGTTGCACATTGGAATAGATGCATAGATATGAGTGAGAATGAACCGTGGATTTGGTTTTTTTCTGACGATGATATAATGGAATCAAACTGTGTAGAATTGTTTTACAAAAATAAAAATGATTTTTCCTTTGATAATTTATTTCATTTTAATGTTCAAATTATTGATGAAAATAGCAAAAAAATTTATAATTGCACGAAATATCCTCGTCATATTTCCACTTCTGATTTTTTTAAAATGAGAATGAACAGAGAAATAGAAAGTTTTGTTGTTGAATATATATTTAGACGGCAAGTGTTCATCAAATTAGGTAAGTTTGATTATTTCGATTTAGCCTGGTCAGCTGATGACGCTGCTTGGATAAAACTTTCAAATGTGAGCGGTATAAGGTCAATTGAAGGGGCTAGAGTAAAATGGAGGTTAAGTAAAATAAATATATCTTCATTTCAGGATAATAATGATATTATTATCAGAAAGTTAACGGCAAATATTAAATATTTAAATTGGGTCGAACTCTATTTTACAAGAAATTCTATCAAAGACTATACAACTAAAATTAAAAAATTTAAATGGGTTTTTCGAATAGTATTAAAATCAAAACTAATTGAATTTTCCAAAAAGAAAGAGATTGCTTACTACATTTTAGAATCTCTAAATTACAAAGGAATTAGGCTAAATGTACTCTGTCATATATTAACTCAAATTGTATATGACTACTTTCATAAACAAACAAAAAAAATCTTAGATCAATTGTTTTGA
- a CDS encoding glycosyltransferase, with amino-acid sequence MKKKILIVVPYIPYPLNSGGKIAQYTFIERMRFFFDITIIFTYKIEEIDHVKTLSEKWNDVIIEPYLLKETKSKKIISILYNFKAIILRILGIIILYPKNKTYLDRLLIKNSTLFRSKYYSLSIDYINHFKNLVENSDFDFVQIEFHQLISFVKYIPNHIKTIYVDHELRFIREERELKLLSFNSPFLRYIYKINKEYEINYLNKYKLVCVLSENDQRIINNYILEGKIYNSPIALFYQTEDTLIKADNFIFKNDLVFLGGENHFPNNEGLNWFLQNCWNSLKSQFPNLKLKIVGEWSAQTSYKLTSIYVDIEFLGFLDEIKTQLKNSVFIIPIRIGSGVRIKIIDAINIGAPFVSTTIGLEGLEFRNSFDCLVSDHPSEFCSHIADIILNPSLGMELINNSKNTLRNKYNFDVLIQKRISMYSDQNFLHLK; translated from the coding sequence ATGAAAAAAAAAATTTTGATAGTTGTTCCTTATATCCCCTACCCACTAAACTCTGGAGGTAAAATTGCTCAGTATACTTTCATAGAACGAATGAGGTTTTTTTTTGATATTACCATAATCTTTACATATAAAATTGAGGAAATTGATCACGTAAAGACACTATCAGAGAAGTGGAATGATGTTATAATAGAACCATATCTTCTGAAAGAAACTAAATCAAAAAAAATCATTTCAATCCTTTACAATTTCAAGGCAATTATCTTAAGAATATTGGGCATTATCATCTTATATCCCAAAAACAAAACTTATTTAGACCGCTTATTAATTAAAAATTCAACCCTATTTCGATCAAAATACTATTCTCTATCAATTGATTATATAAATCACTTCAAAAATTTAGTAGAAAATAGTGATTTTGATTTCGTCCAGATTGAATTCCATCAGTTAATATCTTTTGTAAAATATATACCAAATCATATTAAAACCATATATGTGGATCACGAATTGCGGTTTATTAGAGAAGAAAGAGAACTCAAGTTACTTAGTTTCAACTCACCATTTTTAAGATATATATATAAAATAAACAAAGAATACGAAATAAATTATCTAAATAAGTACAAATTAGTGTGTGTTCTTTCAGAGAATGATCAACGTATAATTAATAACTACATTTTAGAGGGTAAAATATACAATTCCCCAATAGCTTTATTTTATCAAACTGAAGACACTTTAATTAAAGCTGATAATTTCATTTTTAAAAATGATTTAGTTTTCTTAGGTGGAGAAAACCATTTTCCTAACAATGAAGGGTTAAACTGGTTTCTACAAAATTGTTGGAATAGCTTAAAATCTCAATTTCCAAATTTAAAGCTAAAAATTGTCGGAGAATGGAGTGCACAGACATCTTATAAATTAACCTCGATTTATGTTGATATAGAATTTTTAGGGTTTTTAGATGAAATAAAAACTCAATTAAAAAATTCTGTTTTTATTATTCCAATTCGAATAGGAAGTGGAGTTAGGATAAAAATAATTGATGCAATAAATATTGGAGCGCCCTTCGTTTCTACAACTATAGGTCTAGAAGGCTTAGAATTTAGAAATAGCTTTGATTGCCTCGTTAGCGATCACCCATCAGAATTTTGTAGTCATATAGCTGATATTATTTTAAATCCTTCTTTAGGAATGGAATTAATCAACAACTCCAAAAATACTTTAAGAAATAAATACAATTTTGATGTATTAATACAAAAAAGGATTAGTATGTATAGTGACCAAAATTTTCTACATTTAAAATAA
- a CDS encoding glycosyltransferase, with protein sequence MKNQDNKIDLLVLIVLFKNTIKDSETITSILRQELTKGFFSLKVIIWDNSPTPLSDDDMDIMVQNNINFSYIFKAKNEKLSIVYNSIIKDYNFNFILLLDQDSLFPKNYFDTLSNIVNLFPNINLFLPIIKNRNKIVSPGTLMNFKGKHWATEKIGVIKSKNVLCITSGMLIKKDYFIVNNHYFDERLSFYGIDSSFMLKFAQNNRYLYVFSTNFQHNTVLWSNPPVEIMLNRFKQLRSSWPIIFENRPLARILSSLYSIYVAFKLALKYKDIRFLIF encoded by the coding sequence ATGAAAAATCAAGATAATAAAATTGATCTCTTGGTATTAATAGTATTGTTTAAGAATACTATTAAAGATTCGGAAACGATTACATCAATTTTACGCCAAGAATTAACAAAAGGTTTTTTTTCTTTAAAAGTAATAATTTGGGATAATAGCCCTACACCATTGTCAGATGATGATATGGATATAATGGTTCAAAACAATATTAACTTCTCGTATATTTTTAAAGCTAAGAATGAAAAATTATCTATTGTTTATAATAGTATTATAAAAGATTATAATTTTAATTTCATTCTTTTGCTTGATCAAGATAGCTTGTTTCCCAAGAACTATTTTGATACTCTTTCAAACATTGTGAATTTATTCCCAAATATAAATTTGTTCCTCCCAATAATAAAAAATCGCAATAAAATTGTTAGTCCCGGCACTTTAATGAATTTTAAAGGTAAACATTGGGCTACTGAAAAAATTGGTGTTATAAAATCAAAAAATGTATTATGCATTACTAGTGGTATGTTAATCAAAAAAGATTATTTTATAGTAAATAATCATTACTTTGATGAACGACTAAGTTTTTATGGAATTGATTCATCGTTTATGTTAAAATTTGCACAAAACAATAGATATTTATATGTTTTCTCAACAAACTTCCAACATAATACTGTTTTATGGTCTAACCCACCAGTTGAGATTATGCTAAATAGGTTTAAACAACTTCGTAGCTCATGGCCAATTATATTCGAAAATAGGCCATTAGCACGTATTTTGTCATCATTATATTCGATTTATGTTGCATTTAAACTTGCTTTAAAATATAAAGATATTAGGTTTTTAATATTTTAA
- a CDS encoding acyltransferase, whose translation MKLIQYIVNKKNPSFIFDENVNSVTFINLLFKYSLDFLRGFLYYILHFKKPKIVFIGRNVSFFNSQNIQLGSWSTIGTGVYLSGLGKGKIIIGRSSGIGSYSQIIISTSFNNIGEHITIGNNVGIGQFSSLGGSGGLEIHDNCIIGQYFSCHPENHNYSNINLLIKDQGTTRSKIVIGQNCWIGAKVTILAGVYVGNNCVIAAGAVVTKSIPDNAVVAGVPAKIIKIRT comes from the coding sequence ATGAAATTAATTCAATATATTGTTAACAAAAAAAATCCTTCGTTTATTTTTGATGAAAATGTAAATAGTGTAACGTTTATTAATTTACTATTTAAGTATTCTTTAGATTTTTTAAGAGGATTCTTGTATTATATATTACATTTCAAAAAACCTAAAATTGTTTTCATTGGAAGAAATGTCAGTTTTTTTAATAGTCAGAATATACAATTAGGTAGTTGGAGTACAATAGGTACGGGCGTATATTTAAGTGGCTTAGGTAAAGGAAAGATTATTATAGGGCGTTCTTCTGGTATTGGTTCATATAGCCAAATTATTATCTCAACCTCTTTTAATAATATTGGAGAACACATTACTATTGGTAATAACGTTGGCATTGGACAATTCTCAAGTTTGGGAGGATCTGGAGGGCTCGAAATCCACGACAATTGCATTATTGGACAATACTTTAGTTGTCATCCCGAAAATCATAATTATAGTAACATTAATTTATTAATAAAAGATCAAGGCACTACTAGATCTAAAATTGTAATTGGTCAAAATTGTTGGATTGGAGCAAAAGTCACTATTTTGGCTGGTGTATATGTTGGAAATAATTGTGTTATAGCTGCAGGGGCAGTTGTTACTAAAAGTATACCAGATAATGCAGTAGTTGCTGGTGTACCTGCTAAAATAATTAAAATAAGGACATAA